The Primulina huaijiensis isolate GDHJ02 unplaced genomic scaffold, ASM1229523v2 scaffold207832, whole genome shotgun sequence genome includes a region encoding these proteins:
- the LOC140966737 gene encoding histone H2A.6 has protein sequence MAGRGKTLGSGSAKKAQSRSSKAGLQFPVGRIARFLKAGKYAERVGAGAPVYLAAVLEYLAAEVLELAGNAARDNKKTRIVPRHIQLAVRNDEELSKLLGDVTIANGGVMPNIHNLLLPKKAGESSKASADED, from the exons ATGGCGGGACGGGGAAAGACTCTCGGATCTGGGTCTGCCAAGAAGGCCCAGTCCAGAAGCAGCAAAGCGGGGCTCCAGTTTCCTGTTGGCCGTATCGCCCGATTCCTCAAGGCCGGCAAATATGCCGAACGTGTCGGTGCCGGAGCTCCAGTTTACCTCGCCGCGGTCCTCGAGTATCTCGCTGCCGAG GTATTGGAACTGGCTGGAAACGCGGCACGGGACAACAAGAAAACTAGAATTGTACCCAGGCACATACAATTGGCCGTGAGAAACGACGAGGAACTGAGCAAACTTCTTGGTGACGTCACAATTGCCAATGGCGGTGTGATGCCCAATATTCACAACCTGTTACTTCCTAAGAAGGCCGGAGAATCATCCAAGGCCTCTGCTGATGAAGACTAG